The genomic DNA AATATCGGATGCCTTCACCGATGATGTGATGGCATTTCGGCCGTCTGCCTCGTATTTATCTCTCGCTATCACTGCCTCTTTTTGACCTACAGTAGCAGTTAACTATTAATGGGTATTAGCTTGTTAGCCTAGCCATTCCCAAACCACTTGAGTGAACGTGTCGATATAAGTCACAGCAGCTTGAGTCAATTGAAGCCTCCCCATGCTGAATTAGCAGCATTAGCAGGTAAATTTCGAATGAAACAGCTGTAAgctgtgttacagcagcatgGTCTCATGCTGTTTCTGCAACAGCAGAGTCTGCTTGGATCCTCATTTCAATCTTCCCCTCTTTATAAATGCAAACAGGAAGCTcatctttaaaaaattaaaatgcgaGTCAGGCTGCAGGTCATAGTGACAGCACTGCAGCCTGCTGTGCATCCTGACATTTATTCAAGTTAAGCAAGTGCTGCATGACTGATTAAGCAGTCACATCATTGCTGGAAATGATAAATCAGTGTCTTTGCTGATGTGTAACTAGAGATGATGATGTTAAACCTGATGTGTTGCTTTCAGATATCCGTCATGGCTTCTCGAGCTGGTCCGAGAGCAGCGGGCACAGATGGCAGTGACTTCCAGCACCGGGAGCGAGTCGCCTCTCACTACCAGATGAGGTTGatttatttatcattaattGGGCTCTAACTCCCAACTCCATCTTaaggacttttctttttttaactatttaaacctgaaatcttaaaaaaacaaaaatagtcaAGCAGCTAATCATTAGTCGTGTTTGTAGCTCATGTTTGATTTAGTCGTTGAATCACTTCAGTTTTAATCAGTTCGATAATTGCTGAGTGTGGGTCAGCTGTTGTACTTTAACTGCTGACCAACAGCACACATCAGTGTATGGTCTTGATCGCAACacagtcatccatccattttcttccgcttatccttttctgGGTTGCAcgggggcctggagcctatcccagctattgTACGgcaagagacagggtacacccaggACAGGAAGCcaacctgttgcagggctaacacggagacagacaaccattcacacctctgGGCAATTTAGGATCACCTATTAACCTAACtgcactaagtgcatgtctttggactgtgggaggaaaccagagtacttggagaaaacccacacagaaattgggaagaacatgcaaactccatacagaatagaatctttatttgtcattatacagactGTATAAAGAGATTGGAGGGGTGGAtttgaccttcttgctgtgagccaACAGTGGGAATCACCATGCCACCTTGCTGTGCAACATTCAGTCAAACAAAATAATACAACAAACTTTACTGCTGTAAAGTATTAAACTACTAATTCAAAAGGCTAAAAACACCAACTTACAGCAGTGTGGTCTGTAAGCAAACTTACTCATCAAGACAGGTGCACGGTGAGGGTCACCTTCTATGATTTTTCAAGTGCATTTAACATGATTCATCCACTGCTAGTGAGAAAGCAGTTACAGGAAATGGTACTTCTATAGCACTCAGGGTGCTTTCTTAGTACACACCTGCTTTTAACCTACATCAGTCAGGGAAAGGTCAGCTACACAACTTATCTATCCCGGGATAGGACGTGGTCATCTTCTCATCTCATTTCACAGGTTATTACCTGCAAAATGACAAATATGATCTTTAGCACAATTTTATAGTAAGCTTCGTTCAGTTCTGACCAATACTGCAGGAGAAGTAGCCATTGTTGTGAATTGTGGACCTCTCGCTATGGCCATGCTAAAGCAAACACCACCTTTTGGGAAGTCCTATGTCAGAGACATCAGAAGCGTCTACCTGTTCCAATAAGGGCATACATGATCTCACTCTTGAAGAGATGTAACTAAGAAGTGAGTGATCGCTGACACTTTGTAAAAGGTTTCCATGTATTGGAAAATTTGATCCACAGAATTTTGAGGCTGTTAAAATCTAATGTCTGATTGGTGCTTCCTTTGTCTTGTACAGTGTTGCCTTGAAGTCTGAAATCCGTAAGCTCAACATTGTCCATCTGCTGATCTGGGTGCTGATGGCTGCTCAGGTAAGGTTTATTCTGGAGAAACATGTTTTATGTTCTGATAGCTGTAAAAGTTAAGCCACTCAGACTGTTGATGTCATTTCTTCCTCAGGTGACAGTAAGCCAGCTGAACCTAGTGTCCCACAAGGTGGTGGCCGCTCCGTATCAGTGGGAGTACCCCTACTTACTGAGCATAATTCCCACGATCTTCAGCTTCTTGGCGCTGCCCCGTAACAACATCAGCTACCTTGTCATCTCCATGATCAGCGCCGGCCTCTTCTGCGTGGCCCCACTAATCTACGGTGGTATGGAGATGTTCCCTGTGGCTCAGCAGCTGTATCGCCACGGTAAATCGTACCGCTTCATCTTCGGCTTCAGTGCCGTGTCAGTCATGTACCTGGTGATCGTCATTGCTGTGCAGGTGCACGGCTGGCAGATTTACTACAGCAAGAAGCTGCTTGACCAGTGGTTCACCACCacacaggagaagaagaagaaataaaattcaGCTGAAACATGCTAAAACTCTAACATCAGTTACTTTGAAGGACAGAGGATCTTAGAGCTGAGATGCCAAGAACAAGAGACTTTCAGATTTATTGTTGtccagcttgtttttttttttctatatttatatttgacaGTGATTACATCATTGTTTAAAGAAAATCAGTCCTTGGACAGATTGTAACCACCACCTTCCCTCTGTACATGATTTCTCCTGACATTTCATCATTAACAGCAACAATCAGTACGTGTTTTGTGTATACATCATTACATCAAGTACAAAGTATTATCTGAATACAGCAACCAGAGGAAGATGATAATAACATCCAATAACAAAGGAGTAGAGCTTGCagcactgcagacacacaagacTTTTTATAATAGGTGATTGGCCAAATTTACATCAGGCctggtttttgatttttaaatacagtcCCAGAACTTTCTAATTACGTCTCCTACTGACACCAATAAAGatgaaatgtaacaaaaaatggacaaaaatattCACACAAAAGTTACCATTACAACAACACAATCATGAAACTCATATCATTAGTGTAATTACATAGAAAACGTTAGTGGTTTTCTCCACATTATTTAGTACAGTTTGCACATCATTAGCATACCCTCTAACTGAACATTTAAAGTCAGAGCTATTACAAAGATATTAAcacataaattaaatgtagaCTTTATTAGGGATGCACCAATTGCTACATTTTGACCCAGTATCGATTaggttctttatttttttatgcaccCATCGAAAGATGAGACGTATTATGTGATCAGCCATGGTGGGCGAGTGTCATGGCGGAGTCAACTGAAGTGGCCGCTCAACACGAGAATCATGTGGCCTACACTTACCAAACGTCATGGGTGGATAGCTTATGACTAAAGCAAGGTTGGGATTGTATATGGGGTCAAGATCAAGGTGACTGTtactaaaaatagaaaaactgtCCACTCAACTGGGTGACTACGGGCATATTTTGCTCTTGTTCCTCTTTTTAATGTTggggaaagaaggaaaaatcatTGGAGCCCTTTCAAAGTGTTATCTCTTCATAAGACAAGCTATTTTCCAAAATTAACCGTATCTGCTGTTAGGCCGATGTATTGGCGCATCCCTAAGATCTGTTGTGTCAGTACCAAAAAGAAGATTCAGAACATAttcaaaaaagttaaaaaaaaaaaaaatgaaactccCGATTCCTTCCCAAAAACCTCTAAAGAATAATTGCACTGATCCTACTTGATAAACAAAAGTCACCCcatcccccacccacccccaaaaaaaaaattagacatgactatttttgtctttgtttttctaataAGCATTACACAGTAATGAACAAATTGGCATGTTTCACTGAAACAACCACCATCTGCCATGTTTGGCAAATCATATTTTCATAGACTGGACTGTCTGACTGACAGTGTTCTTCGACTTTACTTAAGCATGAAAATGTTTCCCTTTCAGGAACTGTCGcacctgcaggaaaaacagacttttttaGATTACAGCGTGCAAACAGTGCCTCTGTGATTCTACCAGCATGCCACTGAAGTGACACCCTTACCTTGTCCCCCACGGGTCCATCAGGTGTCAGCTGAGACGGCAGCTCGTTTTCTAAGTTTCTGACACCGGGATCGGCTCCCTTTCTCATCAGAAGCTTCACTGCTTCGGCTTGAGTTTTATGATTCAGCAGAGAGCTGACGATGTGCAGGGCCGTGTTCCCGCTGAACGTCTGAAAGAAATCGACAAGACACCACATGCTGCTGTTTATGTGGTTTTATGGACACAAGTTGGAGCTGTGCCACCTCAGAAATTTCCTCTCTGGTGTCTTGTGAAAAGCATAAACAAATATAATGTCTTATCATGCAACAGTAGGCATACCTTTACATTTACAATAGACAGCATTGTTGGCTGGTCAAGAAAAATCCTCAGGAGCTCCACATTTGCTTCCTCACAGGCCATGTGGAGAGATGTCCGTCCACTTTTTAGATCCTGGGGAGATTTAAAATAACCCACATGAAAACCAGATTGTAAATTTAGATGACTGTCTTAAACCAAACCACAAAAGATGGAAAACCCGAGCAGTTTGGTGTACAGTAGGACCAAGGCAGCTGAAAAACGCTCCCCTGAAGTTGTAATGCTTACCTTTGTCCCACAGGAGGCGCCCATGCACAGCAAAATCTTGATACACTCAACGTACACGTGCTTCCTCTGCCCCAACTCCATTGTCATGTAAGAACAAGGATTTTCCAGGTTCCTCATCTCCTTAATAACAGCGTTGTGAGACAAGACGGCCATATGAAGCGGAGTCAGACctttgagacacacacacacacacacaaaaaggattTATTTACAAAAGTTGTTTAACATTACATAAAATTTCACGTGTTAAAAACTCACCATCGTAACTGAACATTTCTACATCAATCAGTTGACTACTTCCTGTTAGGGTCCTCCAGATACCCTGTGGAAATAAGTGTGAGAATAAGAAAATATtactacaaatacaaatactaaCTGAAGTATGACTGCAACACAAAATGTTTTGACAAAATGTTATTTGGGCAACATTTGACACAGTTACAGAGGACGTGAACGAGATAGATCAGTGTGGGTTTATTATTAACCATGCGATGAGACAAAGGTCTTTGTGGACATTTGAGGAAGCATTTGATGAACTAACAGAACAGCATTGTTTTACATTAActcagtaatacagagaaattaAAAAGATGAGCTACAAGTTTCAGCACAAGCACTTAGAAGACTACAGTGACCACCGGATCACTGACATACACAGGCATGCTTCTCCTTGGTACGTTGTGACATTCGATACTAAACCTGGTTCATCTGCTCAGAATCAAAGAGTTCTGTTTCCCTACTTGTGAAGACTCAAGAGGACAAGTGTCCCAGTTCTGGCCCTGCGACATTTAAACGTTGTGGGACTATTGTCATCTGTATGACTTGATGTTGTAGTTTCAGGAAAAAGCCAGTTTTCTTCTGCTGGCTTAGCACGTATTCTAAAAGTTGAATCATATTTTACAAAAGACATAAATCCTGTGTTGGAGCTCAGTGCTCAGTTTGGTCAGCCTTTCCCGATCCTCAGGTATCAACTAACGCTGTTTGTTCAAAGCTGCAGGTGTGGCTCAGTTACTCACAAGGTGTCATTTTGCAGCAGAGCTTCACGCCCTGGATTGGGGCAATAGTGAGACAGGTGTGTCACTCCCATGTCAAGCGTGAAGAGTTACTGTTTTAACACAGGAATATTTTACCCTGAATCACAATCCTTTCCTGAGTCTGACCAagttaggttttttttgttaggtTTTAGATTTTAAACTTGTGAGTTTAAGCCTGTCTTAGAAACAACCACAAGTTCTTTAACAGAATGCACAACAGCACTGTGACAGTTGAAGCtacttttagctgctcccttatgcaggaggggtcaccacagcgtgtagatccacatgtttgatttggcagggtttttttattaaaaaatagcaGATGCCCTtactgacacaaccccaaagttATTCATGTTTCCTGCCACGATCAAACCAGGAATCTTTCACTTGAACAAACGTGCAAATCCCCACACTGAGAGCCACTGTGGCTTTGATTGCAGCAATTTAAATTTTGAGAATTTTGCAAACTGGCATTCTATTTGATCCAGATCATTGCCTCTAGTACAGTTTAACGTTATACTGCTTAGCCACAGgctaatttaattaaattaacaaataTTTGAGGCTTAAAGAGATAAACTTGTGCCAAAAAAAGCAACTGAGCTTGACAACTGCATTACAGAGAAACTTACAGGGGTAAAGGGTAGTAATTAAAAATTTTACTAAATTTAAAGGATttattagccaaaaaaaaaaaaaaatggtgaaaactaaacaaaacacgTTCAATAATCTGGAGTGGATCTTGTAGGTAATTAGTAATAGTTATTTCTTACCTGCAGACTGAGAAAGTGACCCTTCtcagcacacacatgcagcggAGAGCGACCCCAGGAGTCTCTCATGTTGACCTGTGCTCCGTGTACCAGGAGGTCGTGGACAATTAAGTGCTGGTTGGTGGCAGCCGCGATCTGGAGAGGGGTCTGTGGACACAGAGTTCAGCATACAGGTTAAAGTGTCTTGGCCATAAACTGCCATAAATCATGAGGCCTTGAATGTTTTTACCTGCCCGTTGTGCTCTTTAATGTCCAGAGAGCCAAATCCAGCCATTTTTGCAGAGAGCACATAAGCCAGAGCCCGCAGACCTTTCGCCACTGCTATGTGAAGGAATctggcaaaaacagaaaatggtcagctgcagcagaaatgcaCAGGCTGCTTTTgttcatgttcatttttttccccttctaaCCAACTAGACCAACTGTTCCTGTTGCAATTAAATGGATGGATTAACTTTTTAAACATTGTGGCTGTTTTAACTGTTTATTCACTGGGTTTTGCTCAgttatttaacttaaaaaaaaaaaaaaaaacgtacatCCTGGTTTAAGTTGACTATGTCCGTTGTTCCGTTTTCCCCATTTTCCAACTGCTCCAACCTGTTATCTGTTACCTTTGCATATTTCAATCATTTAACCATCTTTTTTGCAAACTATTTGAATATTTTGATCCATTTGCTTTTGGCTTTTTGAACTCTTCGTCCAATACTTTTATCTaactatttaaaatgtaatgatcCATAAACTGATTTTCACTGTTCATCAGTTAGTTGTAGCCATTGGAACTTTTCATCCATTACTTTGCATATTTCAAATGGTTTTATAAACTATTTGTCCCATTTTAGCCGTCAAATATctcatatattatatatcttttctttttttttttaattttgccttCACTCATTTATGTAGATTATTACTTTTAactatttcaattcaattcagttattttttaataGCTGTCTATTAATACAGTGCATGTTACAGTGCATGTTACAGTGCATGTTAAAATGGTAAACTCCACCAGAGTTTACCATTTTAACATCTCTCCTTGCTTACTTGAGATATTAAAAAGTTACTTTACATAGAAATGAGTTTACAAATAATTTGCATTGTGCcattttgtgatgctttttgGTCAGTTATTTCCCTCATTTACATGCAGTACAAGCAGCCTTATTTGGGAACCACAGTCTAGTGAAGAGGGGAAGAATATGGAGTGAAACAAAGATGAATGAATCTAACTTTTTTAGAGGAAACAATCCAACAGAGTTTACTAATTCTGTGGTGCTGACCTGTATTTGAATCTAATTCACCAATGATAACCACTTGTCAGGGTAATGCTTTAGTTCATTGATACATACGTGTCACCGTCTGCATCCTGCATGTTCAGCAGCTCTGGTGAAAGGCCTTCAACTTTCCGCGCCTCTTGCTGTATTTGCCACTGAAACAATGTCATCTTTCCTTCAGAAGCCGGAGACATTTGTTCCCGCATGCCTGGATGCCCAGAGGCATACTCCATTTGTTGTCGAGTCACGAGAAACTCTTGTTTCATGAGAGCATTTGCTTCAGGCGGAAACAGGGCAGTGGAATTTAGATTGACAAATGCTGGAGGGCTTAACTGATGGTGATTCACATCAGCGGGAAAGGTTTCATATTTTGGAGACTTGTGTTTGGGCTCCGACCTGTAGTCGTCTTGGAAGCTGTTCTGTGAACAGAAGAGAATCAATTCCAAGTTGTCATATGGGTCGGCGTTTATTAGGAACAAGAATAATTAGTTTCTTAGGAATATTACTCATAACAAGTGCACCCAAATTTGGGCTGCTTTTACATGCGTACTACTCTCAAAAACTTGTACTTTTGCCAAATTCCTCCTCTTACTGGAGATTTCAAGTGAAGCCTTCCATATGTTCTTTTCCCACACACATAAATGCTGATTGAAACTTCCACAACTTCACTAATCTATGTGGGCGTGGGGCCGTACCTGTTGATTTTTACGTCTCA from Archocentrus centrarchus isolate MPI-CPG fArcCen1 chromosome 2, fArcCen1, whole genome shotgun sequence includes the following:
- the nfkbiz gene encoding NF-kappa-B inhibitor zeta; the encoded protein is MLDPRGNDSRGGQTLVATKFRGPLFTDAKHSQVKTVKQMLMMRRKNQQNSFQDDYRSEPKHKSPKYETFPADVNHHQLSPPAFVNLNSTALFPPEANALMKQEFLVTRQQMEYASGHPGMREQMSPASEGKMTLFQWQIQQEARKVEGLSPELLNMQDADGDTFLHIAVAKGLRALAYVLSAKMAGFGSLDIKEHNGQTPLQIAAATNQHLIVHDLLVHGAQVNMRDSWGRSPLHVCAEKGHFLSLQGIWRTLTGSSQLIDVEMFSYDGLTPLHMAVLSHNAVIKEMRNLENPCSYMTMELGQRKHVYVECIKILLCMGASCGTKDLKSGRTSLHMACEEANVELLRIFLDQPTMLSIVNVKTFSGNTALHIVSSLLNHKTQAEAVKLLMRKGADPGVRNLENELPSQLTPDGPVGDKVRQFLKGKHFHA
- the LOC115797763 gene encoding protein jagunal homolog 1-B, which encodes MASRAGPRAAGTDGSDFQHRERVASHYQMSVALKSEIRKLNIVHLLIWVLMAAQVTVSQLNLVSHKVVAAPYQWEYPYLLSIIPTIFSFLALPRNNISYLVISMISAGLFCVAPLIYGGMEMFPVAQQLYRHGKSYRFIFGFSAVSVMYLVIVIAVQVHGWQIYYSKKLLDQWFTTTQEKKKK